The following are encoded together in the Bacteroidia bacterium genome:
- the recG gene encoding ATP-dependent DNA helicase RecG translates to MNQQLFWQQSLAYLKGIGPKRAAILAAQLSLNNFEDLLYFFPRKYIDRTKLTRIADISPEQDTVSLLGTLSGFDIAKTKTGTRLLCRLSDASGSIELIWFQGVNYISTKFKPGLEVLIFGKASQTNHGFQIAHPEIEDISKVESIADKLVILSYYPGTEYLKRSGVDSKTFRSWIQQLLSIAGNYIVEWLPEYLQKKHDLIPLNEAITQIHFPVSWEAQRAAATRIKFDEFFLFQLHLALQRAESNAKRTAVVFPVVGNYFLTFYHQYLPFELTNAQKRVIREIRQDVAKPLQMNRLIQGDVGSGKTIVALFTMLMALDNGFQGAMIAPTEILAEQHYRTWCRLLEPMQIRIALLTGSTPKKQRQIILDALQRGELQILIGTHALIEPPVKFFRLGLTIIDEQHKFGVLQRGAFWQKAQTLPHHLAMTATPIPRTLAMTLYGDIDISAINELPPGRKPIITKLLSESQRLQLFGLIRQEINKGHQVYIVYPLIEENQKLDLLAAEQGLVAIKRAFAGIPIGFVHGKLPADVKETEMKQFLKKETKILISTTVIEVGVDVPNATAIVIEHAERFGLSQLHQLRGRVGRSANQSYCILMTPDRISSEAKKRLEVVVQTQDGFEIAEYDLKFRGPGDFLGVRQSGIPEFKMGNLVNDQPILTKARWAAFELLKQDPNLKQPENQIIAAKITEYRQELASKTLLA, encoded by the coding sequence GTGAATCAGCAATTATTTTGGCAGCAATCTTTAGCATACTTAAAAGGCATTGGTCCTAAGCGGGCAGCAATTTTAGCAGCCCAATTATCTTTGAATAACTTTGAAGACTTGCTATACTTTTTTCCCAGAAAATACATAGACAGAACCAAACTAACCCGAATTGCGGATATTTCTCCGGAACAAGATACCGTTTCTCTCTTAGGTACTTTATCCGGGTTTGATATTGCCAAAACAAAAACCGGAACAAGGCTACTTTGCCGGTTATCTGACGCAAGCGGATCTATTGAACTAATTTGGTTTCAGGGAGTTAACTACATATCTACCAAGTTTAAACCCGGCTTGGAGGTATTGATTTTTGGTAAAGCAAGCCAAACGAATCATGGATTTCAGATAGCGCATCCCGAAATAGAAGATATAAGTAAGGTAGAATCCATAGCTGATAAATTGGTTATTTTATCATATTATCCCGGAACGGAATATTTAAAGCGCTCAGGAGTTGATTCTAAAACTTTTCGGAGTTGGATTCAACAATTGTTGTCTATCGCAGGGAACTACATCGTGGAATGGCTTCCGGAATATCTGCAAAAAAAGCATGATTTAATTCCATTAAACGAGGCAATTACGCAGATTCATTTTCCGGTATCTTGGGAAGCGCAACGAGCAGCAGCCACCCGAATCAAATTTGATGAATTTTTTCTATTTCAACTGCATTTGGCATTGCAACGTGCAGAATCAAATGCAAAACGTACAGCCGTAGTTTTTCCGGTAGTAGGAAATTATTTTTTGACATTTTACCATCAATATTTACCTTTTGAACTAACGAATGCCCAAAAACGGGTAATCAGGGAAATTCGTCAAGACGTTGCCAAACCACTGCAAATGAATCGTTTAATACAGGGAGATGTCGGAAGCGGAAAAACAATTGTTGCCTTATTTACCATGTTAATGGCCTTAGACAATGGTTTTCAAGGTGCGATGATAGCTCCTACTGAAATTCTGGCTGAGCAGCATTACCGTACTTGGTGCCGTCTGTTAGAGCCTATGCAGATTAGAATAGCTCTACTAACGGGTTCTACACCCAAAAAGCAACGCCAGATAATTTTAGATGCTTTACAAAGAGGTGAACTCCAAATTCTGATAGGAACCCATGCCCTAATTGAGCCGCCAGTAAAGTTTTTTCGGCTTGGCCTAACAATCATTGATGAGCAGCATAAATTTGGGGTGTTGCAGCGAGGTGCATTCTGGCAAAAAGCACAGACTCTGCCCCACCATTTAGCGATGACAGCTACCCCAATCCCCAGAACCTTAGCTATGACCCTCTATGGAGATATTGATATTTCAGCAATTAATGAACTTCCACCAGGGCGTAAACCCATAATTACCAAACTATTATCAGAATCACAACGCTTACAACTCTTTGGCTTAATCCGTCAGGAAATTAATAAAGGCCATCAAGTTTATATCGTTTATCCGCTGATTGAAGAGAACCAGAAGTTGGATTTGTTAGCCGCAGAGCAAGGGTTAGTAGCCATCAAGCGTGCTTTTGCCGGAATCCCTATTGGCTTTGTGCATGGAAAACTTCCGGCAGATGTAAAAGAAACAGAAATGAAGCAGTTTTTAAAAAAAGAAACTAAAATTTTAATATCCACGACTGTTATTGAGGTGGGAGTAGATGTTCCCAACGCTACTGCAATCGTTATAGAGCATGCTGAACGGTTTGGTTTATCTCAACTGCACCAGCTACGTGGCCGGGTAGGAAGAAGTGCTAATCAGTCTTATTGTATCTTGATGACCCCGGATAGAATTTCTTCTGAAGCTAAAAAACGGTTAGAGGTGGTCGTTCAAACCCAAGATGGCTTTGAAATAGCCGAATATGACTTGAAATTCAGAGGACCGGGGGATTTTCTCGGGGTGCGCCAAAGTGGAATCCCTGAATTTAAAATGGGAAACTTAGTTAATGACCAACCAATTTTGACAAAAGCGCGCTGGGCTGCCTTTGAATTATTAAAACAAGACCCCAACTTAAAACAACCAGAAAACCAAATTATAGCTGCTAAAATCACCGAATATCGTCAAGAACTTGCCTCCAAAACGCTATTAGCTTGA
- a CDS encoding class I SAM-dependent methyltransferase encodes MSFTFHTNFELYYNHQRTNTQQYVIPFIEQTGAIKQGMRVLEIGCAEGGVIRAFVDLGCTGTGIELVTERAERAKQFNQEIITAGKLNILTQNIYDVNPQQDFPDGFDLIVLKDVIEHIPDQQRFMQVLKGFLRPKGRIFLGFPPWYMPFGGHQQICHHKLLSKMPWIHLFPQFLYKKILKIAGESQEGIQELLEIQETGISIERFEKICDQENYHILSRKLFFINPIYALKFNLSPKELPSFFSKIPFFRNFVTTTAYFVVSP; translated from the coding sequence ATGTCTTTTACATTTCATACGAATTTTGAATTATATTACAATCATCAACGGACTAATACGCAGCAATATGTAATTCCCTTTATTGAACAAACGGGGGCGATAAAGCAGGGAATGCGGGTTTTAGAAATCGGCTGTGCAGAAGGCGGCGTTATTCGTGCGTTTGTAGATTTAGGCTGCACAGGAACCGGAATAGAGTTAGTTACAGAGAGAGCAGAGAGAGCCAAACAATTTAACCAAGAAATAATTACTGCCGGAAAACTCAATATCTTAACCCAAAATATCTATGATGTAAACCCGCAACAAGATTTTCCCGATGGCTTTGACCTGATTGTGTTAAAAGACGTTATAGAGCATATCCCTGACCAGCAGAGATTTATGCAGGTTCTTAAAGGATTTTTGCGCCCAAAGGGTCGTATCTTTTTGGGTTTCCCACCTTGGTATATGCCTTTTGGCGGGCATCAGCAAATATGTCATCATAAATTATTAAGCAAAATGCCTTGGATTCACTTATTCCCGCAGTTTTTATACAAAAAAATATTAAAAATCGCCGGAGAATCCCAAGAGGGTATCCAAGAACTTTTAGAAATTCAGGAAACAGGTATATCCATAGAAAGGTTTGAAAAAATTTGTGATCAGGAAAACTATCATATCTTGAGCCGTAAACTGTTTTTTATTAATCCAATATATGCCTTGAAATTTAATTTAAGCCCCAAAGAACTCCCTTCTTTTTTTTCTAAAATTCCTTTTTTTAGAAATTTTGTAACTACAACGGCTTATTTTGTTGTTTCCCCTTAG
- the smpB gene encoding SsrA-binding protein SmpB produces MTPTIVNRRAIYDYHFLERFSAGMILKGTEIKSLRLGKAQLIDAFCMFIGNELYVRGMEIAPYTQGTYNNVPAKRDRKLLLSKKELSRLLSKMAEKGLTIIPTKIFFSDRGFAKIEIALAKGKKDYDKRSTIKEREQKREIDRHSDPH; encoded by the coding sequence ATGACCCCTACAATTGTCAATAGACGTGCTATCTACGATTATCATTTTTTAGAGCGATTTAGTGCCGGAATGATACTTAAAGGCACAGAAATCAAGTCTTTACGGTTAGGAAAAGCACAGCTAATAGACGCTTTTTGTATGTTTATTGGAAATGAACTTTATGTGCGTGGAATGGAAATCGCACCCTATACTCAAGGGACTTACAATAATGTGCCCGCTAAAAGAGATAGAAAACTACTGCTAAGTAAAAAAGAATTAAGCCGGTTGCTATCTAAAATGGCCGAAAAAGGCTTAACTATAATCCCCACCAAAATATTTTTCTCTGATAGAGGTTTTGCAAAAATCGAAATAGCCTTAGCCAAAGGTAAAAAAGACTATGATAAACGTTCTACCATCAAAGAACGGGAGCAAAAAAGAGAAATTGACCGACATTCAGACCCGCACTAA
- a CDS encoding penicillin acylase family protein has protein sequence MQRFFELLAICFFLGINSFGQSLNFSPKEITIVRDSFGVPHIYGKTDASVAYGLAWVQSEDDFKSVQEALASAKGQLGKILGKEGAIMDFLFHYTGVEKNVKEKYSQQISPDFKLVLDAYAAGINRYANTHPKEVTVKKLFPVTGEDIVRGYTFTISLFSQLPFVVQAIMEGRIDTFRHGFFIGGGSNAFAANSHKTTDGSVFMNVNSHQPLEGRFAWYEAHLHSEEGWNIIGGVFPGGVTIFHGTTPNLSWAHTFNWPDLVDYYKLDINPNNKWQYKYDGNWQNFEVIKKKLKVKIGPFVLSIPKNFLFTEYGPALQTKQGAYATRICASEEVRTAEQWYRMNKSQNLADFLQALNYHAAPLFNLVYADKADNIMYLHMAQLPKRKPGYHWAGVLPGNTSETRWTDIQPLEKMPRIINPSCGFLFNTNNTPFNATCPEENLKPADFDSTFSLQVDDNNRSRRLSQLFGEKPNISWEDFKKIKYDRTFPKFGPFYESIQKLFSASPQKYPDVSEALQKLRNWDLNCSAENKTAALAMIAINRFFQAIRGGSYQLEVGLPINEELFIKCLREAQALLMKYYGTLDVTLGQVQRHIRGKRSLPLGGLPDVVAAIMSQDLKNGHFKAIAGDSYIQLVRFQNGQVYLETVNAYGASARPESPHYTDQMELFISQQTKKMTFDKDEIFQKATKIYQPK, from the coding sequence ATGCAACGCTTTTTTGAACTTCTTGCTATTTGTTTCTTTTTAGGGATAAATAGTTTTGGGCAAAGTCTAAACTTTTCACCTAAAGAAATAACTATTGTTCGGGATTCATTTGGCGTTCCGCATATTTACGGAAAGACGGATGCAAGCGTAGCCTATGGTTTGGCGTGGGTGCAATCCGAAGATGATTTCAAATCAGTTCAGGAAGCCTTAGCGAGCGCAAAAGGACAGTTAGGAAAAATCTTAGGCAAAGAAGGTGCTATCATGGATTTTCTTTTTCATTACACCGGTGTTGAAAAAAACGTTAAAGAAAAATATTCCCAACAGATTTCACCTGATTTTAAACTTGTTTTAGATGCCTACGCAGCCGGAATTAACCGATATGCCAACACACATCCTAAAGAAGTTACCGTAAAAAAATTATTTCCGGTAACGGGTGAAGATATTGTTCGGGGTTATACGTTTACAATAAGCCTCTTTTCACAGCTGCCTTTTGTAGTTCAAGCGATTATGGAAGGACGTATTGATACTTTTCGGCATGGTTTTTTTATCGGAGGCGGCTCAAATGCTTTTGCAGCAAACTCCCATAAAACCACAGACGGCAGCGTATTTATGAACGTAAACTCTCACCAGCCGTTAGAAGGACGTTTTGCTTGGTATGAAGCTCACCTGCACAGCGAAGAAGGTTGGAATATTATCGGCGGAGTTTTCCCCGGCGGGGTTACCATCTTTCATGGCACAACCCCAAATCTATCTTGGGCACACACCTTTAACTGGCCAGATCTTGTTGATTACTACAAACTTGACATTAACCCCAACAATAAATGGCAATATAAGTACGATGGCAATTGGCAAAATTTTGAGGTCATTAAAAAAAAATTGAAGGTAAAAATCGGCCCCTTTGTGTTAAGTATTCCTAAGAATTTTTTATTTACGGAATATGGCCCTGCTCTCCAAACCAAACAGGGAGCTTACGCTACTCGGATTTGCGCCAGTGAAGAGGTTAGAACCGCCGAACAGTGGTATCGTATGAATAAATCTCAAAACTTAGCCGATTTTTTGCAAGCCTTAAACTATCACGCTGCGCCACTCTTTAACTTGGTTTATGCTGATAAAGCCGATAATATCATGTACTTACACATGGCTCAGCTACCCAAAAGGAAGCCGGGCTATCATTGGGCGGGTGTGCTACCCGGTAACACCTCCGAAACACGATGGACTGATATTCAACCACTTGAAAAAATGCCCCGAATCATCAACCCATCTTGCGGCTTCCTCTTTAACACCAACAACACTCCATTTAACGCAACTTGCCCCGAAGAAAACCTAAAACCTGCTGACTTTGACTCCACCTTCAGCCTGCAAGTTGATGACAACAACCGTTCCCGAAGACTGTCCCAGCTCTTTGGGGAGAAACCGAACATCTCTTGGGAAGATTTTAAAAAAATCAAATATGACAGAACCTTCCCTAAGTTTGGCCCATTTTATGAGTCTATTCAAAAGTTATTTTCTGCTTCACCCCAAAAATATCCTGATGTATCGGAAGCACTGCAAAAGTTGCGTAATTGGGATTTAAACTGCTCTGCCGAAAACAAAACAGCCGCCTTAGCCATGATTGCTATCAACCGTTTTTTTCAGGCTATTCGAGGCGGGTCATACCAGTTAGAAGTTGGCTTGCCGATAAATGAAGAGCTGTTTATCAAATGTTTACGGGAAGCACAGGCCCTTCTGATGAAATATTACGGGACCTTAGATGTAACCCTTGGGCAAGTACAGCGTCATATTCGAGGAAAACGAAGCCTTCCATTAGGCGGGCTGCCGGATGTTGTCGCCGCAATCATGTCCCAAGATTTGAAAAACGGACACTTTAAGGCTATTGCAGGGGACTCTTACATACAATTAGTACGATTCCAAAATGGGCAAGTTTACCTCGAAACTGTAAATGCCTACGGAGCATCTGCCAGACCCGAAAGCCCACATTATACAGACCAAATGGAACTCTTTATTTCCCAACAAACCAAAAAAATGACCTTTGATAAAGACGAAATCTTTCAAAAGGCTACTAAAATATACCAACCTAAATAA
- the cysQ gene encoding 3'(2'),5'-bisphosphate nucleotidase CysQ: protein MNILPLWFDKAIEAGIKAGNAIMEVYQSDFAVESKEDKTPLTIADKKAHTIIENILPQDGIKFLSEEGKSIPYAERASWDLFWLIDPLDGTKEFIKRNGEFTVNIALIRQGEPIFGVIYAPALQNLYVGYVGVGSFKQKITDTTFFPTWASIQQEGIKLPQLNSERPFTVVASRSHNTPETEDYISVQRKIHPNLNCVSSGSSLKICLVAEGSADTYPRFAPTMEWDTAAGDAIARAAGKPVTQYPEFQKPLNYNKENLLNPWFLVS, encoded by the coding sequence ATGAATATTTTGCCATTATGGTTTGATAAAGCCATAGAAGCCGGAATAAAAGCCGGAAATGCTATCATGGAGGTTTATCAATCTGACTTCGCCGTTGAAAGCAAAGAAGACAAAACACCGTTAACTATTGCTGACAAGAAAGCACACACAATTATAGAAAACATCTTACCACAAGATGGTATCAAGTTTTTAAGCGAAGAAGGTAAATCTATTCCGTATGCTGAGCGTGCTTCGTGGGATCTTTTCTGGCTTATTGACCCCTTAGATGGAACTAAGGAGTTTATCAAACGGAATGGAGAATTTACCGTAAATATAGCTTTGATTCGCCAAGGTGAGCCCATTTTCGGAGTTATTTATGCTCCAGCACTACAAAATCTATACGTTGGTTATGTGGGAGTTGGCTCATTTAAGCAAAAAATAACAGATACTACTTTCTTTCCAACTTGGGCTTCTATTCAGCAAGAAGGGATAAAATTACCTCAGTTAAATTCAGAGCGACCATTTACAGTTGTTGCCAGCCGTTCTCATAACACTCCCGAAACCGAAGACTATATCAGTGTTCAGCGGAAAATACATCCCAATCTAAATTGTGTTTCTTCCGGGAGTTCTCTAAAAATCTGCTTAGTTGCAGAGGGAAGTGCAGATACATATCCGCGTTTTGCCCCCACTATGGAATGGGATACTGCTGCCGGTGATGCTATCGCCAGAGCAGCCGGAAAGCCTGTAACGCAATATCCTGAGTTCCAAAAACCACTAAACTATAACAAGGAAAACCTACTGAATCCTTGGTTTTTAGTTAGTTAA
- the lhgO gene encoding L-2-hydroxyglutarate oxidase yields the protein MAKKADIVVVGGGAVGLSTAWKLASANQNLKIILLEKEKYPAFHQTGHNSGVIHSGLYYKPKSLKATLCFQGREEITEFARQHNVKHDICGKIVVATEESELDRLRKITQTGHENGLKSIEIIDAKQIQKIEPFCTGLQGIWVPYTGIIDFPGVCNTLSNLLVEINPQNAVLFQQYVVNITEKNTEVIVKTTTDEYSAAHVIVCGGLHSDRLARLQGLKPKAQIVGFRGDYYELTKQGTHKVKNLIYPVPNPAFPFLGVHFTRMVSGEIECGPNAVFTFKREGYQKTDFSLKDTWEALSFAGTWQLFRKHWRFGIDEYHRSFSKQLFLSQLQRLIPALNAGDITPGRAGVRAMALNPDGTMVDDFLFETTQRTIHVLNAPSPAATACLAIGGYIQQLAAQKFDL from the coding sequence ATGGCAAAGAAGGCTGATATTGTGGTAGTTGGCGGCGGAGCTGTTGGCCTTTCAACAGCGTGGAAACTTGCTTCAGCAAACCAAAATTTAAAAATAATCCTACTTGAAAAAGAAAAATATCCTGCATTTCACCAAACAGGGCATAATTCTGGAGTGATTCATTCCGGGTTATATTACAAACCCAAATCACTGAAAGCTACATTATGTTTTCAAGGGAGAGAAGAAATAACCGAATTTGCCCGCCAGCATAATGTTAAGCATGATATTTGTGGAAAAATTGTTGTTGCAACCGAAGAATCTGAACTTGATAGGCTTCGCAAAATCACTCAAACCGGCCACGAAAACGGCCTTAAATCCATAGAAATCATTGACGCTAAGCAAATTCAGAAAATAGAGCCATTTTGTACCGGTCTTCAAGGTATCTGGGTGCCTTATACCGGAATTATTGATTTTCCGGGAGTTTGCAACACATTAAGCAACTTACTGGTGGAAATTAACCCACAAAATGCCGTTCTTTTTCAGCAATATGTTGTAAATATTACCGAAAAAAATACAGAAGTAATTGTAAAAACAACTACTGATGAATATTCAGCGGCACACGTTATTGTTTGTGGTGGGCTGCATAGCGACCGATTAGCTCGTTTACAAGGCTTAAAGCCGAAAGCCCAGATAGTTGGCTTCCGCGGTGATTATTATGAACTTACGAAACAAGGAACCCATAAAGTCAAAAACTTAATTTATCCTGTTCCCAATCCAGCTTTTCCGTTTTTGGGGGTTCATTTTACCCGAATGGTATCCGGAGAAATAGAATGCGGCCCCAATGCGGTATTTACGTTTAAGCGAGAGGGATACCAAAAAACCGATTTCTCCCTAAAAGACACTTGGGAGGCTTTATCTTTTGCCGGAACATGGCAATTATTTAGAAAACACTGGCGTTTTGGTATAGATGAATATCACAGGTCATTTTCTAAGCAGTTGTTTTTAAGTCAATTACAACGGCTGATTCCGGCACTTAATGCGGGGGACATCACGCCCGGGCGCGCAGGGGTGCGCGCAATGGCACTAAACCCGGATGGAACTATGGTTGATGACTTTCTTTTTGAGACTACGCAGCGCACTATCCACGTGTTGAACGCGCCTTCGCCGGCAGCTACAGCCTGCCTCGCTATCGGCGGATATATCCAACAATTAGCAGCCCAAAAGTTTGACCTCTAA
- a CDS encoding GNAT family N-acetyltransferase: MSSDYTFRQATPADIPFLVICVLQAERVNTASTYQQIFSLSLSETQKLIQTIFEEDCSEQEICASQFLVIEYAGKLIGGCSAWIEPTDLSSAHLKAQLLAFSIGNEKFQEAIPVLKLFTYCQIPRTPGSLQLESFYIDPNFRGQNIIQKLIENQIAIFTNQSCNTAEIQLTNNNIRALKAYQKCGFTQDFESKTDDRLIPYLGANGKIRLTQKLNTV, translated from the coding sequence ATGAGTTCAGATTATACCTTTAGACAGGCTACTCCGGCAGATATACCTTTTTTGGTTATTTGTGTTTTGCAGGCCGAAAGAGTTAATACTGCTTCTACCTATCAGCAAATATTTTCACTATCATTATCGGAAACCCAAAAACTCATTCAAACTATTTTTGAAGAGGATTGTAGTGAACAAGAAATTTGCGCAAGTCAGTTTTTGGTTATAGAATATGCCGGAAAGTTGATCGGCGGATGTTCCGCTTGGATAGAGCCTACGGATTTATCATCAGCCCACTTAAAAGCCCAACTACTCGCTTTTTCTATAGGTAACGAAAAGTTCCAAGAGGCTATTCCGGTACTAAAATTATTTACATATTGCCAAATACCCAGAACCCCCGGAAGCCTGCAATTAGAGTCATTTTATATTGATCCAAATTTCCGTGGGCAAAATATAATTCAGAAACTTATTGAAAATCAAATAGCCATTTTTACTAATCAATCTTGTAATACAGCAGAAATTCAACTTACGAATAATAATATTCGGGCTTTAAAAGCCTATCAAAAGTGCGGCTTTACGCAAGATTTTGAGAGCAAAACAGATGATAGGCTAATTCCCTACTTAGGAGCAAACGGGAAGATTCGCCTTACCCAAAAACTAAATACAGTGTAA
- a CDS encoding T9SS type A sorting domain-containing protein → MRSFIFSLAIGFLILPSFSIAQFELQQKSVEYGAVRSLKPAKTQIPWGDSTVIDTIYKLCGETLPTSVLTWGAGTGTAGCIAGTSPGRLRTSTNSYYVGEVGQRFDISANAKVLGTFAAILGPGFQVGTKINGSDADSFRLRLYTFTNRPGNLIATKYYTIDDLGDFAAQDPSPFNTYLAFDSAVTVGTRFFMSFEVQTPTSDDIVALYHTDSSCGTMSKYFYWGVIDSATNLPPASPSMRWNNVDNIFQGGLLADLYILPVVADTGSTVGINNPISMANLKILGTFPNPACEQAVLRYEMAKAMPVTVSIMNATGQVVYQVHQDSVAGMQELRLPVSDWANGTYFAAFFTPEGRIATNIIVSH, encoded by the coding sequence ATGCGTTCATTTATTTTTAGTTTAGCCATTGGCTTCTTGATACTACCCAGTTTTTCGATAGCTCAATTTGAGTTACAGCAGAAGTCTGTAGAGTATGGTGCTGTTCGGTCATTAAAGCCGGCAAAGACTCAGATTCCTTGGGGAGATTCTACTGTGATAGACACTATTTACAAACTTTGTGGGGAAACCTTACCTACAAGTGTTTTAACTTGGGGAGCTGGTACAGGCACTGCTGGTTGTATAGCCGGTACAAGCCCCGGGAGATTACGTACTTCAACAAACAGCTATTATGTTGGCGAAGTAGGCCAGCGATTTGATATTTCTGCAAATGCAAAGGTATTAGGCACTTTTGCCGCTATTCTTGGGCCGGGCTTTCAGGTAGGAACCAAAATTAACGGTTCAGATGCAGATTCTTTCCGCCTACGGCTCTATACTTTTACCAACCGCCCCGGCAATCTCATCGCTACCAAATACTATACTATTGACGACTTAGGCGACTTTGCAGCTCAAGACCCAAGTCCATTTAATACTTACTTGGCGTTTGATAGCGCAGTTACAGTAGGCACACGTTTCTTCATGTCATTTGAAGTACAAACCCCAACTTCTGACGATATTGTTGCCTTGTATCATACAGATTCAAGTTGCGGCACAATGTCAAAATATTTTTACTGGGGCGTTATAGATTCTGCCACAAACCTACCTCCGGCTTCTCCTTCTATGCGTTGGAATAATGTAGATAATATATTTCAGGGAGGGTTACTTGCAGATTTATACATTTTACCGGTTGTAGCTGACACAGGCAGCACTGTGGGTATAAATAACCCTATTTCTATGGCAAACCTAAAGATATTAGGTACTTTTCCTAACCCTGCTTGTGAACAAGCCGTATTACGCTATGAAATGGCAAAAGCAATGCCCGTTACTGTCAGCATTATGAATGCAACAGGACAAGTTGTATATCAAGTTCATCAGGATTCCGTTGCCGGAATGCAAGAACTAAGGCTGCCGGTATCTGACTGGGCTAACGGAACTTATTTTGCCGCATTTTTTACCCCCGAAGGCAGAATCGCTACCAATATTATTGTATCACATTGA